The Rhododendron vialii isolate Sample 1 chromosome 3a, ASM3025357v1 nucleotide sequence ATGAACCGATTAAGTATTTACCGATAtctgaatgagttgattttttacgtgaacccttaaaaatattttttaaataaattaaatggcTCTGATCATTTGCACAGGACTCCAAAATCGGTTCcacaaaaaaattgtgttaAAACTTGTGTCAATTTTTGTGTGAGGAGAACTAGCTCATAGGGGCCGGTTCTACCCATACAAATTGTGACATTTCATCTCAGCCATTGAAACTAATGGCTGAAATTAAAACTTAACTAATCTCCCAACACATTGCCACACACTAAAATTACTCATTTCTTATTCAAAATATTCCCACTGAATCCCACACTGCTACAACCAAACCCTAATTAACCACCACCCTCATACCCTAGATTCACCTTCCGGTTGCCCTCCCTGCCCGGTCTCAtcctccaccatcaccaccaccgtcgGCGTCTCTACattgaacaaattaaacaatTAATAAGATGAGGAAAGTTGCCGGTTCTACATTGAACAAATCTACAAACAATTAAAAAGATGGGAAATATGATTCTAATCGATATTGCAATTTTCATTTAGATCCAACTGAACTGGTTTTGCAATTTCCATTTCGATTTAAGTTTGGCAGAGGGACAAAGTGAGAGAGATAGGGAAGCATCAAGTGAAGACAGAGCAATTTTGGAGCAGTAAAAAAGAGGGACATGGCTGGATCGAAGTGAAAACCAACAACCATGGAACCCAAGTCGTTTAGCAGTGATGTTGATGCCACAATCGCCTGCCTTCGAATGCACGTTGACAGAGAAAGGGGCCGACAGTAGTGATGGTAGAGGATGAGATCGGTGACCACAAAGGGGCGAGGAGGCCGACCGAAAGGTGGATATGGggtatggtggtggtggtggtggtgtggacTTCGGTGGAAATAGAAAAGAcgaagagggagggagggagggagggagagattaTGTGTAAGTGAGATAGAGAAAAGAGAGTACAATATAATCTTAGCCATTGatttcaatggttgagattgagtGTCGAAATTTTGTATCAAAAATTGTGTGAGTGGaaatatctatataataaaatagagttgtgtttgaatccaaaagacaaccaacgctctagATTTATCCCTCTTTGTGCATAAATCTAGACCCTTCATTCTACAATGGCAGGCCCGTAAATGCCTGTAACATCCAAGGGTTATCCTGAATGGCATTTTATGGGAAACCTAGCCGCACCATTATTCCTATCCCTCACCCTCCCTCTATCTCCCTTAGATGCGCTCTCTCTCTTGATccgcatctctctctcccttcaatCGACCCATCACCACAGACCACCGCAACACCGCATCCCTCTCTGCTCTCCTTCTCCCTCCGACCCACCGCAACACCGCAAGCCCTCGGAAATCGAATCCCAGTCGCTCCTCTCTGGTGATCCTGATTGgacaccactaccaccaccgacCGACGCGACGAGTCACCACTTTTACCACCATCGTTCAATGGCATGTAGTTCTTCACCCCAAAAGGTTTATAGTTCTTCTTCTCACCGAAAAACTACGGGTCTAGGGTTTGTTCATTCCCGTGGTATAGACCTATAGAACACCGATTACATACTTGATTAGGGTACGAGTACTTCTCAGGTTAgggtttttctctctccaaggGATTTCTTTCATTTCTGAGCACTGCCAACTGTGGTTGATGTTTCTTTTTGTGGACGAAATTTGTGTACTTTTATGTATTTCTATGTGTATAAATTGGTTCGGTTCTGTTGCTGAGAAATTTGTGTATTGAAGTATGTATCAGGTGTGTAGCTGTGGTTGTTCACGATCATCTACGAATCACCTAGGTTTGTAAGAATTTGCTTAAAGCAAGGCTTTCTTTTTCACAGCCCTATtttagagagacagagagagtggtATCGGAAGAGAAATGAAGCAATTCGAATCACGGCAATTTTCAACGTATTACCCTTTATTCCATGCTTTGCATCCCTTTATTATCTGTCTTCGTCTCCTCCTTTTACTTTCACGTGTCGTGAatagtaatttcttttttaatttgtatgTATCCTTATGCTGACTATCAACCTGAAAGGTTTGTTGATGTATTCGATCATCTTCGAGTCATCGGAAGTTCCTTTCGATCATGGCTAAATTATCCCTTTACCACTTTGCAAATTCCAGGAGCATTTGATCGTCGTTGGGACAACCCTTTGCGCTATCACGAAGAGGATCCAAAGCTTATGCCGCCTTAGTAGAGAACTGTGGGTTTCTTGATTCCAAATGGAAGAATCAATAATgagtctcttttttttctcggtAGAAGGTCCGAATGTGATTGCTaagaaaaaagagtaaaaataCGAAATAGACAAAAAAGTATACAATACTTAAATCCTTTTTGTCCCCTATTTATGCAACGTGGGTAAGTTGAATGGCATAGTGTTCCTTGAGCTCCACAATTTTCAGTCCATTACGAGACCAATTAAGTTGCTGCCATTCGTCTACGCCAAGCCAATTGAAGCTTTTCTATTCCATCGGTTCACACCAGCAGAGTGCTCCATTGCCTTTTAGTACTCCATTTGTGAGAGTAAAGTGAGTATTATTATATTGTGCAGCACCCTACAAATGACTCCGTTTGGAGTCTTTGTTGGACTTGAAAGCTAGCATAGATATTTTGAACTGAAGCACCAACCAAAAATCACAAAGTTTGGTTGGGAATCGCATCTTTCTTTAGTTGGGTTTGAACTTTTAATCATTACCACAAAGTTTGGTTTTTATTGGTTGTTTGCGATATGGATGTAGGGGGATTCAATTCTGGTGTAGTGGTTGGATATGTGGTGTTGTTGGCTGTTTGTTAGGGGCTCCTATTCTGATTAATGGAGCTCAGCTAGCACGACCAAGTTGGTATTGAATTTATGATAACATCTGATGCTTGGTGCTTCTTCTGGAACTAAAAAATCTGTTGCTTCCTGTCAACGGTGCTCAATTCTACCATACAGGTGTTGGGCTCCTATTCTGCTAGCACAACCAAGTTGGTGCTAAATTTATGATACCATCTGATGCTTGCTGCTTCTTCTGGAACTAAAAAATCTGTTGCTTCCTGTCAATAGTGCTCAGTTCTACCATACAGGTGTTGGGCTCCAATTAAGATTTTTGCTATTTTCTGCTAGATATGTTCTTGCTGATGGTATTTGTTGCTGCTCATATCATAATTGTTAGGATGTCAATGGGGCAGAGCGAGGGTGTTTTGTTTGAAGCAGTCATGTGTTATGATTCTTAATAGGGTACGACGAATTAGAGACAATGGCTAGCAAACAGAAGCCAACACATGTGGCCAATGGAGAAGAATATTCATGGGTATGACCCTTTGGTGTACCTTCTATCTtaatttcgggaaaaaaaaatggaagtcaACTAACTGATAAGTTTTGGGACAATATTGTATGACCCATTGACCTGATTTGGTAGACAGAGAATTTTTGTTCTACTTTCTTAAATAGTATTGGGATTACAATAATTAATCAGAGTTTCTACACATACTTTTAGGCACAATTTGGTAAAGAGATATCAAAATCAACTCTTGCACAATGTGCACGACGAGAATGAGAacgaattctaaagcaaagcaCTGCGATCAGTGGAAAGTTTAGCTTTAGAGTTTTGTGGCCTAAAAATATAAAAGGATAAAATTCAGCTTCAGAGGTTAATATTCTTGGTTAAATCAATGTGTCTCTGTGTCTATTTCTTTTAGGTGTGAACCAAATTCTCTCTTTTGATGGTGAGATTTGATTTCAAGTTCTAGGAATTCATGTTAATTTGAGTTCTCtcataattttatttgaattacttctAGGCATGATTAAGTGGTAGCATCGACGACGTAGAGCGGTAGAGGTCTGGCCTTGAATACTTTTCGAGGGTATGCTTCCacttctattttaaaaaaaatgggtgTACTATCTACACTAATGAGATGCTATTTGCGTTGGAAGCTAATATGTCTGTAGCTTTCTTACAAAAGCTTTGATTTGACTATGATAGGATGAAAATTTCACGGATGTAAGTTGGAGTTATTTTACCATTGAAAGCAACTTTGTTGGAGCTTTGAAGATAGACAAAGCTTCATAgtgaatgtgggtgtttgttaaaaaaaaatgtaactaTTATTATGCGATTGGGAATCTACAACTTATGGATTCAACTATACTATGGAGTACAATTGTTTAGTTCTCCATATTGATGTTACtagcgcatgcccgtgcctgaaggcacggatTGAACATTTAGCACACGCAATTAAATATTGAACCAACTAAAACGCATATAACAAACTTGAATGCTTAAAacttgatcaaatcaaaaaatactaTCCAAAACACCGATGATACTAAAAAATGATACACATTAACGAAAATGCTTATAAATTTGATTTCTCGTGTCAATGTACTACTCTGCAGCCctataagatgaacggttcaagtTATGGAAAAAAATGCACGATACAGCCCGCAATGCATTTCCACATAATCTAAAATCTTTGTAGCACCAAGTATTTAcatgtttttttaatatctaTCCCGTTTATGAACCTCATATGACTCGATAGCTATGCGCGATTTCGATGATGGCAACTAACTGAAAGTCATAGAATTCCACAACATAATGGACAAAAATATAGTAAATTTCAGCAAGTTCATTAGTGTTCGATTATGAGCACTCCGAAGGACTTTTGTAGtaaaaaaagagacaaagaaAGTAAGACACATTATATCATGATGATAGTATTTCCCACATTCGTTAAAAAAGTAGCACATCAACAATATTGTCTATGCATATAAGACAAAAGCCCTAAAAATAGTTAGCCTGGtcctcaatattttttttcaaatggaaGAAGATATGTGTCAACGTGTGATACCTGTGAGTTTTCCTTTCCACTATCTATGTACACTGCCTTCCCTTTCTTAGCTATCGATTCTATTCTTTGTATTTCCTGTTAAAAGTTATGCAAAATGCATTAGTGTACTTAATAGGGTTGGCAGAAAAATCGGTATTTGTACGGAGACTTACCTCATGTACATTGACGGAAATGTTGTTGTCTCAGAGAGATTGAACCTTTATGTATAAATTCATTTAggaaataaaaactatttaaaaacaTGGTTAGTAATaacaaatatttaaaaagtagcCGTATTCACAATGTTGTGTCTATGCATATaagtcaaattttaaaaaagtagCAGTACcactaatttttaaaaagtagCAATGTATTTTGtcttatttgtatttgtatggAGACTTACCTCGTGAACATGGATGGAAATATTGCTGTCTCAGAGAGGTTGAACCTTTACGTATAAAAACATGGTTAGAAGATGCAGATAGTTGACCATGATTTTGATTGATAAGAGTCTTACACTTGTATCTACATGCAACTGTTGTTCTGATTGTCGAGCAATACTTTGCTTTAAAATTCGGGCTCTCGTCGTGCACGTTACGCAAGTGTTCCTTTTGATAGCTCTTTTCCAATTTGTGCCTAAAGTATGTACGGAGAAGAAAACCTTACTACCAAACTcctaacaaaattaaatcacTATCAAACTTTAGTTGAGTTAGTTGACTACGaatgaatttttcaaaagaaagacaGTAGATATGCCAAAGAGTGATACCTGTGAATCTTCTTCTCCATTGCCAATATGTGTTGTCTTCCTTTTCTTAGTCATTGCCTTTAAGTTTTTCTAATGCAAGGGTAaggaccaaaccacaaaaaaatcacaACCGAAGGATCCATACATGGTTACggagataatacccaaaaatctcattcaaatatttcaattggacagaaaccttactaaatttcaatttcagaaaCTTTCTAGCCGAAGGGTACtcgaatacttttttttttttttgaaggattttCAAGGgatataattttgtttcaataaaagaaagtatgaaacctcattcaaacatttcaatatttcaattggacagaaaccttactaaatttcaatttcagaaaCTTTCTAGCCGAAGGGTAGTCGATCCATACATGGTTACggagataatacccaaaaatctcattcaaatattttaatatttcaattggacagaaaccttactaaatttcaatttcagaaaCTTTCTAGCCGAAGGGTActcgaatatttttttttttaaggattttcaaggatataattttgtttcaataaaagaaagtatgaaacctcattcaaacatttcaattggacagaaaccttactaaatttcaatttcagaaaCTTTCTAGCCGAAGGGTACTcgaatacaattttttttttgaagaattttcaaggatataattttgtttcaatAAAAGAAAGTATGAATGGCACgtaggaaggagagagagagagagagagagagagagagagagagagagagagagagagagagagagagagagagagagagagagagagagagagagagagagagagagagagagagagagagagagagagagagagacctaccTGGGAATCTGAGGATAATGTTCCCTCAAGGAGTTTCCAATGCCTACAGCGTCCAATACCCTTCAAGCATTGGTCCACAGAGTAAGAGCAAAACCCGTAATTCTTAAGCTCTCTGATGATTCAAGCACTAATTGGGACAAAATGTTTTCTGCAGAACCCGTAATTCTTAAGCTCTCTGATGAAAAATGATCTTATTGTGGTTATAAACTTTGAAGAAGGATAATCTAATTAAGGATTTGTTTTCTCTTTAAGGGGAATCTATCAATAATTATCTCGTGAGAActaatgaatcaataattcctTTAATGAATCCGTAATTGATTTCCTTAAGTAAGATTACTACTTTATAGTTTGACCGGATCATTCCTTTTGATTGATTAGGATATTAATGGGAATCTATCAATATATAAATGTGTAGCTATTTAAATAAATTGGGAGATTAGGATATTTAAACTGATtgaaattagtgactaatttCCAAGGATTTCTCATCCAACGGTTGAAATTTATGTACTAATCCAACGGTGAAAAATATGTACCGCTCtctcatattatatagatagtTAAGTTTGTTAGTTCTGCATGTTGTGTTACTCTATTAGGTGGATGATTTATATGGttgaccaatttttatttttcttcttttgttcttaaACAAAAGTACTAAAATTCTAGCAGAAGGGATTAGAAAATTGTTCGTTCTTTACTTGCTGATTCAAGTTAAATAGGTCAATGAATATGTTTAGGTTATTGTTTTTCACATAGTTGGATTCGTTGAGCAGGAGTTGATATATTGCACGTGAGTCAATAATTTATTTGCATGAGTTGATCGTTTGAgcgcacgggcattcgctagtactACATATAGGGGCCGGTTCTAGAAACAATACATTTTTTGGAGCCCCACGCGAATAATCgaagccgttcaatttgtttaaaacatatacTTATATTGATTAAAAGTTTATATTGGAGATAAAGTCATTGGATGCCTGTTTGATGCTAGCTCCCTTGGTCATTTTAGTCAACAACCTTCTCAAAAGCACCAAAAGTAAGGACAAACCGCACATACTTGTTAGCACCCTTGGCACTATTGATATTtagtcaataattttttttttgatcatttaacaAGTCCGCAGGCTTACAAAGAAGAGTCACCTACTAAAACATAAAGAAGAGATAACGGGGGTCTAGACACCCAATTACAAGGTAAATTCCCTGACTTGGCTAATGCAGCAACGGCATGGACAGCTTTGTTGGCTCTGCGACGAGCCCAACTGAAGATGATTCCACTAGCTCTGGCCAACTCCCTTATATCCAGAACCACTGCAGCCACCTCCCACGGAGGAACAATTTCTGAAGTGCTAAGATGGATGGCTTCCCTACAATCTGATTCCACCGTGATTCCTTACCATCTTGAATTGGAGACCATGATACAAGCTTCCCTGATAGCTACCAATTCCCCATGGAGGACTGAGGAGATATTGGAAGTTTTGGCTCTACCATCCATGGTAGCCCTTGTATGATCTCGAATCACCACTGCCACATTGTTGTTTGTATCCCCCTCTTTGAAAGCCACATCACAATTTGCTTTGAATTTCGATACGTCCGGAGCCACCCAACTAGATGCAACATCTGCTATGGGTTGGTTATCCATGTGGACAGATGGAATCATGCGAGTACTTGAGAATTCCAGCTAGGCATAATTTGCCCTAGCCATTACTACCATAGGATTCACCTTTTCATTTCGAAAAACATAATCATTTCTCGCCTTCCAAATGTTCCAAGCAGTGAAGGTGATCTTACCCAAAAAATTCATGGCAGTTGGTTTTGACATTGATTCCAAAATGTGCACAGCCCATTTGATTGTTGAATCTGGCCTCCCTATTACCCCTTCAAACACAACATTGCAACCAAACCACACAGCTCTCGCCCACGGGCAGAAGAAAAGCAAATGCTCAATTGTTTCCACCTCTGAATTACAGATTGGGCAGGTATTTGATTGCGCGCATTTCCTTCTAAGGAGATTCTCTTTTGTGGCCAAACCATTCCTACAAACTCGCCACCAAAAATTCTTGATTTTATTGGGGATTTTAAGCTTCCAAATAGCCCTCCAAAAGATGGCTCATGGTTGAAAAGACGAGCTCGGTTTGCAAGGGGATCTAGCAACTTGAGAATTGGTGGCAATATGATACCCAGATTTTACCGAATAACCTCCGTTCTTGCTGTGGTGCCAAACTAATTTGTCCTTGTTAAGACTAGGAAGAGGATTTTTTGGATCGCCTGAAGCTCCAAAGGACTCATCACAGGGGCTAGTTTTGGAGTATTCCATCCTTTGCCAGAATCAATGCTCCAAAGGACTCATCACAGGGGCTAGTTTTGGAGTATTCCATCCTTTGCCAGAATCAATCACATCTGCTATAGTTTGAATGTCGGAGTTTGGTGGTTGCGTTGACTGCACTTTGAAACCTTCCAGCGATGGAGTCCAACCATCTTTCCAAAAATTAATGGAAGCCCCATCTTGAGTTTGCCACCTAAGACCCTTCTCCAAGAGCCCCCTCCTGTGGAGGAGACTAAGCCACACCGAAGAGGCATGGCCTCCTCTAGTTGCCTGAAGAAATGAGGAGTCAAAAGAACACTCATAAATGTACCACCAAAAGCAGAAACAGAGTCATTGAATGCCAACCCCACTGGCCCTTcagtcatcaacataaacaattgCTTTCTACTTCCCTTTCCTATATAAAGCAAACTTCACCATTGTATTCACACACTTTCAGACACAGAATTTTTTGCCCATTCTCCTctaaaaaaacaagggaaaatgacggcccaagacgtgttttgataattaatacccaccaaggacatgctgagaacaattgttaatgctgaaaatgtccttgacggatattagttatcaaaatacgtccttggccgtcattttcccaataaaCAATCTCCTACCCAGAGAAATATTGTAATGTATTTCCAAGTCATTGTAGTTTTCTGTAAGTTTTTAATTATAcaataaaaagttcatttcaaTAATTTCTATTGTTTATAAAATTTTGCGTTTACTTCATTACTAATTATTAATCTgtttaaacaacaaaatttctGTTGTTTAATCTATCTTCTATGTTTATTAAAAGTAATTCTTATATATGCACTGCTTCCTCCACTGACACACACTATCTTATGTCGGCCGGTCGCACTAAGTTATACGGAGTAAGAATTATTTTCAAGTCAATCTCATTTGATCTAATTGGCTTAAACATTCTACCTAGTCCCACCTCAAGACTTGAATACCAATTTCAAGTACAGTTGAcaatcggatcaaaaaaaaaagaaagtacagTTGACAATGCAGACTAGTGGACTATGCAGTTGTGTACACCCATAGAGCCCATACCCCAGCCCAATCTATTTATGTTGAGTGAAACCATTAAACACTTTTGTAAAATCATATTTATAACTTTatgttaaatatatatatttatgcacGAAAAAAAGTGATGCGAAAATTAATATAGGCTAAGTTTCAATTATTGTTTAAACGGGTTAAATGAACTAAAGCTAAAAAAAACACGAATATCAAGACATGTTATTTAACGAAAATAATTTGTCCAAAGTCCTTAAGTTATAGACAAATTTTTTAGGAGAACCCCACCCATAGTGTGGAGTCAATAAGTTTTGTTGTAGAGTTAgtaaattttggtttggtactaataatttttttttttgttgcatcaACAATTTTGCTTTGTTGTGAGGGATTTTTGGTGCGACTTTAGCAACTTTTGTACGGGAAAGGTAAATTTTCGTGTGGCAATAATTAATTTTCATAGTGAACACGATACGATATAGTGAATGTGGTGAGGGTAATACTTCGTGGATTCAAAAGATCCATCTACCTCATCCATTATGACTCATCTCACAAGTGAATTGAGTTTAAAACGAATTTAGAATGTATGAGTTTAAGTAGATTCATGAGTTTGGGTCAACATAAATCGAGtaggttaaaaaattattcaatatatTGTAATTTGCAAAATTCACTTACTAGAGATCATCCTATTAAACAAGCCCAATCCTTTTTTTcatcgacaaaaaaaattattagtgaAATCTTGCCAAAGGGAACCTAAGATCAATTATCACCTAAGATCAATATAAACACTCTTACGTAATTCCCGAAGTAAATTgatcaaataaattaaattatcaCTACTAGCAAATAGGCCCTATATTTTGGGAAGTTGTGCAAGACAATCTCTGTGTTTTATTCACACAAATTAGAACCCTCATGAATTAATAGAGTATGGTCTTCTTGCCAATTAGTGGTGAGAGTAGAACCTGCAAGTTGGGAAGGATAAACTCATGATTTAGTGTTGTAATTTCCCTTGACTCAAATTTCCTTGGTAGTTTGCAGATTTGATATTTTTGGTGAAGATTTATTTAGGGTTCGCAAAGATTTTACAACTATGCCTATTTAAATAGATTCCTGCTGTAATCATTTCATCAAATTCAGAATTACAATTAAAAAAAGTCAGAATTGAAATTAAGTCAAACCGAATTCTCAGTTCAGATTATTTGATTTTGGTGTGAACATTTGGTTCACAAAGGAAGTTTATGACTATACTCATTTGGATGGGTCGTCTACATATCCAATTcagaaaatttgaaattaaatCGGAAACATTCAAAACTGGAATCAAGTTTTCGGAGTTCTAATTGGAAATTCAATTCAAATTTTctgttaacaaaaaatatttttgactaAACAAAGCATTTTAAGGAAATTGAATTCTTCATGCTGAGCATGATCATTATGGATCAATATGTTGGGACACAAAAAGTTATTgaatttttggtgaaaaaaaaaaagttcttggATATCTTATTTTGATGcaccagaaagaaaaaaagttattaagtcACCCTAATAATTTAATTCAATATGCTGTTTGAGGCTTTAATTGACACATTTTTGAAGGGCCACACGGGCTGTCCAACTCGTGTGATAATTTAGCCTTAATGCATG carries:
- the LOC131321131 gene encoding uncharacterized protein LOC131321131, which gives rise to MPVTSKGYPEWHFMGNLAAPLFLSLTLPLSPLDALSLLIRISLSLQSTHHHRPPQHRIPLCSPSPSDPPQHRKPSEIESQSLLSGDPDWTPLPPPTDATSHHFYHHRSMACSSSPQKVYRAFDRRWDNPLRYHEEDPKLMPP